Proteins from one Staphylococcus sp. IVB6214 genomic window:
- the lexA gene encoding transcriptional repressor LexA has translation MRELTKRQSEIFEFIKQVVHSKGYPPSVREIGEAVGLASSSTVHGHLSRLEEKGYIRRDPTKPRAIEIVSELMGEPVNMEATIFVPVIGKVTAGVPITAVENVEEYYPLPEHFTSTHNGQIFILNVVGDSMIEAGILDGDKVIVRSQSIAENGDIIVAMTEEDEATVKRFFKEKNRYRLQPENSMLSPIYLDHVTVLGKVVGLFREM, from the coding sequence ATGAGGGAATTAACGAAGAGACAGAGTGAAATATTTGAATTCATTAAACAAGTTGTACATTCTAAGGGATATCCACCGAGTGTTCGTGAAATAGGAGAAGCAGTTGGCTTAGCTTCAAGTTCAACTGTTCACGGTCATCTTTCTCGTTTAGAAGAAAAAGGATATATTCGTCGTGACCCAACGAAACCACGTGCTATCGAGATTGTGAGTGAACTCATGGGTGAACCAGTCAATATGGAAGCAACTATTTTCGTTCCAGTGATTGGAAAGGTCACTGCCGGTGTCCCAATTACGGCTGTTGAGAATGTAGAAGAGTATTATCCATTACCCGAACATTTCACTTCCACACATAACGGCCAAATTTTTATATTAAACGTTGTTGGTGACAGTATGATTGAAGCAGGCATTTTAGATGGTGATAAAGTGATTGTTAGAAGTCAATCTATCGCTGAAAATGGAGATATTATTGTTGCTATGACTGAAGAAGATGAAGCGACAGTAAAACGATTCTTTAAAGAGAAAAATCGTTATCGATTACAACCAGAAAATAGTATGCTCAGTCCTATTTATCTGGACCATGTGACTGTTTTAGGAAAAGTTGTCGGTCTTTTTAGAGAAATGTAG
- the guaC gene encoding GMP reductase has product MKIFDYEDIQLIPNKSIVKSRSEIDTSIQFGPRRFKLPVVPANMQTVMNEQLAEWFAENDYFYIMHRFDEAARIPFIKRMHEKGLFASISVGVKDPEFEFVKNIKAEGLKPEYITIDIAHGHSDQVINMIQHIKEHLPETFVIAGNVGTPEGVRELENAGADATKVGIGPGRVCITKIKTGFGTGGWQLAAINHCSKAARKPIIADGGIRTHGDIAKSVRFGASMVMIGSLFAAHEESPGETVEMDGKKYKEYFGSASEYQKGERKNVEGKKMFVAHKGSLQDTLKEMQEDLQSSISYAGGKDVGALRKVDYVIVKNSIFNGDRD; this is encoded by the coding sequence ATGAAAATTTTTGATTATGAAGATATACAACTAATTCCAAACAAAAGCATCGTGAAAAGTCGTTCAGAAATTGACACATCTATCCAATTTGGGCCTAGAAGATTTAAATTACCTGTTGTACCTGCAAACATGCAAACGGTTATGAATGAACAGTTGGCAGAATGGTTTGCGGAAAATGATTATTTCTACATTATGCACCGTTTTGATGAAGCAGCACGTATTCCATTTATAAAACGCATGCATGAGAAAGGTTTATTCGCTTCGATCTCAGTTGGTGTAAAAGACCCTGAATTTGAATTTGTTAAAAACATTAAAGCTGAAGGATTGAAACCAGAGTATATCACAATTGATATTGCTCACGGTCATTCAGATCAAGTTATCAATATGATTCAACACATAAAAGAGCACTTACCAGAAACATTCGTTATCGCTGGTAATGTAGGGACGCCAGAAGGTGTTCGTGAACTAGAAAACGCAGGTGCAGATGCAACGAAGGTTGGTATTGGACCAGGTCGTGTTTGTATTACAAAAATCAAAACAGGTTTCGGTACAGGTGGCTGGCAATTAGCTGCAATTAACCATTGCAGTAAAGCAGCACGTAAACCAATTATTGCAGATGGTGGTATCCGTACGCATGGCGATATCGCTAAATCAGTTCGCTTTGGTGCATCAATGGTAATGATTGGTTCATTATTTGCAGCGCATGAAGAGTCACCAGGTGAAACAGTCGAAATGGATGGCAAAAAGTATAAAGAATACTTTGGTAGTGCATCTGAGTATCAAAAAGGTGAACGTAAAAACGTTGAAGGCAAAAAAATGTTTGTTGCACATAAAGGTTCACTTCAAGATACATTGAAAGAAATGCAAGAAGACTTACAAAGTTCTATCTCTTATGCAGGCGGTAAAGATGTCGGTGCATTAAGAAAAGTGGACTATGTAATTGTTAAAAACTCAATTTTTAACGGTGATAGAGACTAA
- the rpsN gene encoding 30S ribosomal protein S14 — MAKKSKIAKEAKREALVAQYAELRRELKAKGDYEALRKLPRDSSPTRLTRRCKVTGRPRGVMRKFEMSRISFREYAHKGQIPGVKKSSW, encoded by the coding sequence ATGGCTAAAAAGTCTAAAATAGCAAAAGAAGCAAAGCGTGAAGCGTTAGTTGCGCAATACGCTGAATTAAGACGTGAATTAAAAGCGAAAGGTGATTATGAAGCACTTCGTAAACTTCCACGTGATTCATCACCAACAAGATTGACAAGAAGATGTAAAGTAACAGGTCGTCCACGTGGTGTGATGCGTAAATTTGAAATGTCTAGAATTTCATTCCGCGAGTATGCACATAAAGGCCAAATACCTGGCGTTAAAAAATCTAGCTGGTAA
- the rpmG gene encoding 50S ribosomal protein L33, which produces MRINVTLACTECGDRNYITTKNKRTNPERIEMMKYCPRLNKHTLHRETK; this is translated from the coding sequence ATGCGTATTAATGTAACTTTAGCTTGTACAGAATGTGGTGACCGTAACTATATCACAACTAAAAATAAACGTACAAACCCAGAGCGTATCGAAATGATGAAATATTGCCCAAGATTAAACAAACACACTTTACACAGAGAAACAAAATAA
- a CDS encoding catalase yields MSNHDDSKLTGLFGHPVGDRENSMTAGQRGPLLMQDWYFLEQMAHFDREVIPERRMHAKGSGAFGTFTVTNDITQYTSAKIFSEVGKQTEMFARFSTVAGERGAADAERDIRGFALKFYTEEGNWDLVGNNTPVFFFRDPKLFASLNHAVKRDPRTNMRSAQNNWDFWTSLPEALHQVTILMSDRGIPKGYRHMHGFGSHTYAMINDSNERVWVKFHFRTQQGIENLSPDEAAQVIAKDRESSQRDLFEAIEKGDFPKWKMYIQVMTEEQARQHKDNPFDLTKVWFKDEYPLIEVGEFELNRNPDNYFMDVEQAAFAPTNIIPGIDFSPDKMLQGRLFSYGDAQRYRLGVNHWQIPVNQPKGVGVENICPFSRDGQMRFLDGNGGGSTHYYPNSTGVFKDQPEYKRAPLDIEGAAYEYDFREDDDNYFEQPGKLFRLQTPEQQQRIFENTANEMEGTTDEVKHRHIRHCYQADPEYGIGVANALGMADQLDEILGDLK; encoded by the coding sequence ATGAGTAACCATGATGATTCGAAACTAACAGGCTTATTTGGGCATCCAGTAGGCGACAGAGAGAATTCAATGACAGCCGGACAACGTGGTCCACTGCTCATGCAAGATTGGTACTTTCTTGAGCAGATGGCACATTTCGATCGAGAAGTCATTCCTGAACGACGTATGCACGCAAAGGGATCAGGTGCATTTGGAACGTTTACTGTAACGAATGATATCACGCAGTATACTTCAGCAAAGATCTTTTCAGAAGTTGGCAAGCAAACAGAGATGTTCGCACGTTTCTCAACAGTAGCAGGTGAACGTGGTGCAGCTGATGCAGAGCGTGATATTCGTGGCTTTGCATTAAAGTTTTATACTGAAGAAGGAAACTGGGATTTAGTAGGCAACAACACTCCTGTCTTTTTCTTCAGAGATCCAAAACTATTTGCGAGTTTGAATCATGCGGTTAAGAGAGATCCAAGAACGAACATGCGCAGTGCTCAAAATAACTGGGACTTCTGGACTTCTTTACCAGAAGCATTGCATCAAGTAACAATCTTAATGTCAGATCGCGGTATTCCAAAAGGTTATCGTCATATGCACGGCTTTGGTTCGCACACATATGCGATGATTAATGATAGCAATGAACGTGTATGGGTGAAGTTCCACTTTAGAACACAACAAGGTATTGAAAACTTATCACCTGATGAAGCGGCTCAAGTGATTGCCAAAGACCGTGAATCTTCACAACGAGATTTGTTTGAAGCCATTGAAAAGGGTGACTTCCCTAAGTGGAAAATGTATATTCAAGTCATGACGGAAGAACAAGCACGTCAACATAAAGATAACCCGTTTGATTTGACAAAAGTATGGTTTAAGGATGAATATCCATTAATTGAAGTAGGAGAATTTGAATTAAATAGAAACCCAGATAACTACTTCATGGATGTAGAACAAGCGGCATTTGCACCTACAAACATCATTCCGGGTATTGATTTTTCACCGGATAAAATGTTGCAAGGACGACTTTTCTCATATGGTGATGCACAAAGATATCGCTTAGGTGTTAACCATTGGCAAATCCCAGTGAATCAACCTAAAGGTGTCGGTGTAGAAAATATTTGTCCGTTCAGTAGAGATGGTCAAATGCGTTTCTTAGATGGGAATGGTGGCGGTTCTACACATTACTACCCAAACAGTACAGGTGTTTTTAAAGATCAACCAGAATATAAACGTGCGCCATTGGATATTGAAGGAGCGGCTTATGAGTATGACTTTAGAGAAGATGATGATAATTACTTTGAGCAACCCGGTAAGCTATTCCGCCTGCAAACACCCGAACAACAACAGCGTATTTTTGAAAATACTGCCAATGAGATGGAGGGTACAACAGACGAAGTAAAACATCGTCATATTCGCCATTGTTATCAAGCAGATCCAGAATATGGTATCGGTGTCGCTAATGCACTTGGTATGGCAGATCAGTTAGATGAAATTTTAGGAGATTTAAAATAA
- a CDS encoding amino acid permease, translated as MEEKNLNRGLQSRHITMIAIGGAIGTGLFVATGSVIAQAGPGGAILAYLIIGIMLYFLMSSIGEMATFYPVSGSFSSYSTRFVDPSLGFTMGWLYWTIWSLVTSIDVIVASNVLGYWDAFHFFSPLVWSIIFLSIIFLLNVFSVKAFGEAEFWLSLVKVITIIIFIILGILMIFGILGGNYYGFKNYTVGEAPFVGGISGFLSVLLIAGFSVGGSEVVAVAAGESDNPRKSMPRAIKQVFWRILLFYVLSIAVISGILAYTDPTLLNEHSSITQSPFTIVFDKVGISFAASVINAVILTTLLSAANSGIFTTSRMLYSLSENKQAPKFLSKINRQTKLPMNALLTTFTFITAVTVYANYNTESVVGLLNIIGALITVVWASSVLAQFRLRRAINVQQKDIDQLLPYKAPFFPFGPILVFVTILFLILGSSAEAIIHFDVPKLAQNLLPILILFIIYITHKMIHKTKVIPLNEIDLSEHESYK; from the coding sequence ATGGAAGAAAAGAATTTAAACAGAGGACTGCAGTCCAGACATATTACCATGATTGCAATTGGTGGCGCGATTGGTACAGGCCTATTCGTTGCAACTGGTAGTGTCATTGCCCAAGCTGGACCAGGGGGCGCCATCCTAGCATATTTAATCATTGGAATTATGCTGTACTTTTTAATGTCATCAATCGGTGAAATGGCAACATTTTATCCTGTTTCTGGATCCTTTAGTAGTTACTCTACTCGATTTGTTGACCCATCATTAGGTTTTACTATGGGATGGTTATATTGGACAATTTGGTCACTCGTTACAAGTATTGACGTGATTGTTGCATCCAACGTTTTAGGCTATTGGGATGCCTTCCATTTCTTCTCTCCACTTGTTTGGAGTATTATTTTCTTATCTATCATCTTTCTACTGAATGTTTTCTCTGTTAAAGCATTTGGTGAAGCAGAGTTTTGGTTATCGCTTGTAAAAGTTATCACGATTATCATTTTTATCATTTTAGGGATACTGATGATTTTCGGCATTTTAGGTGGTAATTATTATGGATTCAAAAACTATACAGTTGGTGAAGCACCATTTGTTGGCGGTATTTCTGGATTTTTAAGCGTACTGCTCATCGCTGGGTTCTCTGTCGGTGGTAGTGAGGTTGTTGCCGTAGCAGCTGGTGAATCTGACAATCCTAGAAAGTCAATGCCTCGTGCAATTAAGCAAGTTTTCTGGCGTATACTGTTATTCTACGTACTTTCAATTGCGGTAATCTCTGGAATACTAGCTTACACAGATCCAACGCTATTAAACGAACATAGTTCAATCACACAAAGTCCATTTACAATTGTATTTGATAAAGTTGGTATTTCATTTGCAGCTTCCGTTATCAATGCCGTCATTCTCACAACACTGTTATCAGCGGCAAACTCTGGGATTTTTACAACAAGTCGTATGCTTTATTCATTGAGTGAAAATAAACAAGCACCTAAGTTTTTGAGCAAAATTAACCGTCAAACTAAGTTACCGATGAATGCATTACTTACGACATTTACATTTATCACAGCAGTTACAGTGTATGCTAATTATAATACTGAAAGTGTTGTTGGCTTATTAAATATTATCGGTGCATTGATTACTGTTGTTTGGGCATCAAGTGTTTTGGCACAATTCCGATTAAGACGTGCCATCAACGTTCAACAAAAAGATATCGATCAATTATTACCATACAAAGCACCGTTTTTCCCATTTGGTCCGATACTCGTATTTGTTACAATTCTATTCCTTATTCTAGGAAGTTCTGCAGAGGCCATTATTCACTTTGATGTCCCAAAATTGGCTCAAAATTTATTGCCAATTTTAATTTTATTCATCATCTATATCACACATAAAATGATTCATAAAACGAAGGTCATTCCATTAAATGAAATCGACTTGAGTGAACATGAATCGTATAAATAA
- a CDS encoding Cof-type HAD-IIB family hydrolase: protein MKTDLIIFDMDDTLLTSNNNVSPLTKEYLLKVQQQGYKLTLASGRPTEGMLSVAKELKLDEYGSYIMSYNGGQTLDFANQTVIAKQTVSKTNFDRIVDFCRENNMLVLTYYNGQIVVEGEHKYMDVESQLTGMPMIQVDDIKAHVQTDVPKAMAVDNEEKIAEMLATQTTQFTDELTVTISKPFFLEFMSKGVSKGAAIKRLAEQLNLSVDSMIAFGDSANDLDMIETVGTGVAMGNALDIVKEKANVVTKSHDEDGIPYILEQLIGISITD, encoded by the coding sequence ATGAAGACAGATTTAATTATTTTTGACATGGATGACACATTATTGACATCAAACAATAACGTATCACCGTTAACGAAAGAGTATTTATTGAAAGTACAACAGCAAGGCTACAAATTAACACTTGCTTCAGGACGCCCAACTGAAGGGATGTTAAGTGTTGCTAAAGAATTAAAGTTAGATGAGTATGGTAGTTATATTATGAGTTATAATGGTGGGCAAACATTGGATTTTGCCAATCAAACTGTCATTGCAAAACAAACGGTTTCTAAAACAAACTTTGATCGTATCGTTGACTTTTGTAGAGAAAATAATATGCTCGTTTTAACTTATTATAATGGCCAGATTGTCGTTGAAGGAGAACATAAGTATATGGACGTTGAATCACAACTGACGGGTATGCCGATGATTCAGGTAGATGATATTAAAGCACATGTACAAACAGATGTACCGAAAGCGATGGCTGTTGATAATGAAGAGAAGATTGCTGAGATGTTGGCAACACAAACCACACAATTTACTGATGAATTAACAGTGACAATCAGTAAGCCATTTTTCCTTGAATTTATGAGTAAAGGTGTATCTAAAGGAGCGGCTATCAAACGACTGGCTGAACAATTAAATCTCTCTGTGGACAGTATGATTGCATTTGGTGATAGTGCCAACGACTTGGATATGATTGAAACAGTTGGAACAGGTGTTGCTATGGGGAATGCATTAGACATCGTTAAAGAAAAAGCAAATGTTGTCACAAAGAGTCATGATGAAGATGGAATTCCATATATTTTAGAACAATTAATTGGTATTTCAATTACAGATTAA
- the thrB gene encoding homoserine kinase: MKNKLSLKVPASTANLGCGFDSIGMALNKFLYVDAQPIRAQQWKFHHEGPNLYGLPEDESNYIYKTAQWVAKKFDVKLPTLEIRLYSDIPLARGLGSSASALIAALYIANYFGDIELSKYELLQLATEIEGHPDNVAPTIYGGLVVGYHDVETNVTDVAHIDIPDVDFILTIPEYELETEKSRAVLPEQISHKDAVKFSAISNTMISALIQHNYDLAGKMMERDGLHEPYRQHLIHEFEAVKKMSHEFDAYATVMSGAGSTIMTMVKKEKSGPLVRALRQSFKNCHSELVTVNTEGVISQAMHKS; encoded by the coding sequence ATGAAAAACAAGTTGAGCTTAAAAGTACCCGCTTCAACGGCGAATCTCGGATGTGGCTTTGATTCCATTGGTATGGCACTAAACAAATTTTTATATGTAGATGCACAACCAATTCGTGCACAGCAATGGAAGTTTCATCATGAAGGTCCGAATTTATATGGTCTACCAGAAGATGAATCAAACTATATTTATAAGACTGCGCAGTGGGTAGCAAAAAAGTTTGATGTAAAGCTACCTACATTAGAGATTCGGTTGTACAGTGATATTCCACTTGCACGAGGTTTGGGGTCATCAGCATCAGCACTTATTGCAGCACTATATATTGCAAACTATTTTGGTGATATTGAATTGTCGAAGTATGAGTTGTTGCAATTGGCAACTGAAATCGAAGGACATCCGGATAATGTTGCACCGACGATTTATGGCGGATTGGTAGTCGGTTATCATGATGTTGAAACGAATGTAACGGACGTAGCACACATAGATATTCCAGATGTTGACTTCATTTTGACGATCCCAGAGTATGAATTAGAAACAGAAAAGTCACGTGCAGTGCTACCTGAACAAATCAGTCATAAAGATGCTGTGAAGTTTAGCGCAATCAGCAATACGATGATTAGCGCATTGATTCAACATAATTATGACTTAGCAGGGAAGATGATGGAACGAGATGGATTGCATGAACCATATCGTCAGCATCTCATTCATGAATTCGAAGCAGTGAAAAAAATGTCACACGAATTTGATGCTTATGCCACAGTCATGTCTGGAGCAGGGTCAACGATTATGACAATGGTGAAAAAGGAAAAGAGTGGGCCACTTGTGCGTGCGTTACGACAATCTTTTAAAAATTGCCATTCAGAACTTGTGACGGTGAATACGGAAGGTGTTATTAGCCAGGCAATGCATAAAAGTTAA
- the thrC gene encoding threonine synthase, translating into MKLWQGLVKEYEGYLPVNENTPNVTLNEGHTPLIYCDKMSELLGIELYVKYEGANPTGSFKDRGMVMAVTKAKEQGRKMVICASTGNTSASAAAYAARAGMKAIVVIPEGKIALGKLSQAVMYGAQIVSIEGNFDEALEIVKEIAQDGEIELVNSVNPYRIEGQKTAAFEIVEQFDGVAPDVLAIPVGNAGNITAYWKGFKEYNEHTQSGLPKMFGFQAEGASPIVQNKVVKNPETIATAIRIGNPASWDKAVDAIQTSDGLIDAVTDEEILEAYQLMTSKEGIFSEPASNASIAGLIKLHRQGKLEKGQKVVAVLTGNGLKDPDTAIGLLENPIQALPNNKAEIIQYIKDALK; encoded by the coding sequence ATGAAGTTATGGCAAGGTCTTGTAAAAGAATATGAAGGGTATTTACCTGTAAACGAAAATACGCCTAACGTAACGTTGAATGAAGGTCACACACCACTTATTTATTGTGATAAGATGTCTGAGTTACTAGGAATTGAACTATATGTAAAATATGAAGGTGCGAACCCAACTGGATCATTCAAAGACCGTGGTATGGTGATGGCAGTTACAAAAGCGAAAGAACAAGGACGTAAGATGGTTATTTGTGCTTCTACGGGCAATACTTCGGCATCAGCAGCGGCTTATGCGGCAAGAGCAGGCATGAAAGCAATTGTTGTTATACCAGAAGGAAAGATTGCACTAGGAAAACTATCACAAGCAGTGATGTATGGTGCGCAAATTGTTTCTATCGAAGGGAATTTTGATGAAGCGCTTGAGATTGTAAAAGAAATCGCACAAGATGGTGAAATTGAACTGGTGAACTCAGTCAATCCATATCGTATTGAAGGTCAAAAAACAGCAGCATTTGAAATTGTAGAACAGTTTGATGGTGTTGCACCTGATGTATTAGCAATTCCAGTTGGTAATGCAGGTAATATCACCGCTTATTGGAAAGGTTTCAAAGAGTACAATGAACATACACAAAGTGGTCTACCAAAAATGTTTGGCTTCCAAGCAGAAGGGGCATCACCGATTGTTCAAAATAAAGTTGTAAAAAATCCTGAAACTATTGCGACAGCGATTCGAATTGGGAATCCAGCAAGTTGGGATAAAGCAGTTGATGCGATTCAAACGTCTGACGGTTTAATTGATGCTGTTACAGATGAAGAGATTTTGGAAGCATATCAGTTGATGACATCAAAAGAAGGTATCTTCAGTGAACCTGCGAGCAATGCATCTATTGCAGGACTCATCAAATTACACCGTCAAGGTAAATTAGAAAAAGGTCAAAAAGTTGTTGCGGTATTAACAGGAAACGGATTAAAAGACCCAGATACAGCCATCGGATTATTAGAAAATCCAATTCAAGCATTGCCGAATAACAAAGCAGAAATCATACAATATATTAAGGATGCATTAAAATGA
- a CDS encoding homoserine dehydrogenase produces the protein MKQLNVALLGLGTVGSGVVKIIEENHQQIKETIQKDIQIKHILVRDKSKKRSLNISQYHLTEDVNDILNDDDVDIVIEVMGGIEPTVDWLKAALSQKKHVITANKDLLAVHLRVLEDLAQENGVALKYEASVAGGIPIVNAINNGLNANNISKFMGIFNGTSNFILTKMTEEGAAYEDALQEAQALGFAEVDPTDDVEGIDAARKVVITSYLSFNQVIKLADVHTEGISQVTTDDIQAATALGYKIKLIGKGTYEHSVVQASVKPTLIANSHQLAAVENEYNAIYVIGDAVGETMFYGKGAGSLATGSAVVSDLLNVSLQFESNLHTLPPHFELTTEKTKQMMDSNEPQTIKEKESYYFVVNCPEASEKQIESDIKGHLPFHKTLQLQQLNEHQYAVVVIGVDELPTSAIDAIEGYKVEKFYSVEGV, from the coding sequence ATGAAACAGCTCAATGTTGCATTATTAGGACTTGGTACTGTGGGGTCTGGTGTGGTGAAAATTATAGAAGAAAATCATCAACAGATTAAAGAAACCATTCAGAAAGACATTCAGATCAAACATATTCTTGTTCGTGATAAATCAAAAAAACGTTCGCTTAATATTTCACAATATCATTTAACTGAAGATGTAAATGATATTTTAAATGACGATGATGTTGATATTGTGATTGAAGTGATGGGTGGTATTGAGCCGACCGTAGATTGGTTGAAAGCAGCATTGTCACAGAAAAAGCATGTAATTACAGCCAATAAAGACTTACTAGCTGTCCACTTGCGTGTGTTAGAGGATTTAGCACAGGAGAACGGTGTTGCTCTAAAATATGAAGCAAGTGTTGCAGGTGGTATTCCAATCGTCAATGCGATTAATAATGGCTTAAATGCCAATAACATCAGTAAATTTATGGGGATCTTTAACGGGACTTCGAACTTCATTTTGACGAAAATGACTGAAGAGGGTGCTGCCTATGAAGATGCACTACAAGAAGCGCAAGCGTTAGGATTTGCCGAAGTCGATCCAACAGATGATGTTGAAGGCATTGATGCGGCACGTAAGGTAGTCATCACATCCTATTTATCATTTAACCAAGTCATTAAGTTAGCGGATGTCCACACTGAAGGTATTAGTCAAGTGACGACGGATGATATTCAAGCAGCAACAGCACTTGGTTATAAGATCAAATTAATTGGTAAAGGAACGTATGAGCATAGTGTCGTACAAGCTTCTGTGAAACCAACTTTAATTGCTAATAGCCATCAATTAGCAGCGGTTGAAAATGAATACAATGCGATTTATGTCATCGGTGATGCAGTTGGTGAAACGATGTTTTATGGAAAAGGTGCAGGAAGTTTGGCAACTGGTTCTGCCGTAGTCAGTGACCTACTGAATGTATCATTGCAGTTTGAATCGAACTTGCATACATTACCACCACATTTTGAATTAACAACGGAAAAGACGAAGCAAATGATGGATTCGAATGAACCGCAAACGATTAAAGAAAAAGAAAGCTACTATTTCGTTGTCAACTGTCCAGAAGCATCAGAAAAGCAAATTGAATCAGATATTAAAGGACATCTCCCGTTCCACAAAACATTGCAATTACAACAGCTCAACGAACATCAATATGCAGTTGTTGTCATCGGTGTGGATGAGTTACCGACATCAGCGATAGATGCAATAGAAGGCTACAAAGTTGAAAAATTTTATTCGGTTGAAGGAGTTTGA
- a CDS encoding aspartate kinase gives MKVSKFGGSSVASAEQIKKVLNIVNSDDDRRIIIVSAPGKRHDKDIKATDLLIRLYEKVINGLDYQSKKQEILDRFDDIIRELNLQTDLLEKIDDTLEQHISELADQPSRLLDALKSSGENFNAQIIAAYNDAQGVPTIYMSPKDAGIIVTDEPENAQILESSYDKIEQLRHTKEKIIIPGFFGYSETNHIVTFPRGGSDITGAIVARGVHADLYENFTDVSGIFRANPTIIKSPEIINEITYREMRELSYAGFGVFHDEALQPLYRYRIPVVIKNTNRPDDPGTYIVHDREINRHRVVTGISCDKGFTSINIKKYLMNRQVGFSLKILNILAENNISYDHMPSGIDNISIIMRTSQLAGKEEKVLNEIRSQCEIDELNVEHDLAILMVVGEGMSAVVGTANKITTALAAANINLKMINQGSSEISMMFGISNKDAEAAVKACYLNCYL, from the coding sequence ATGAAAGTATCTAAATTTGGTGGAAGTTCAGTCGCTTCAGCTGAACAAATTAAAAAAGTATTAAATATTGTCAATAGTGATGATGATAGACGTATCATTATTGTGTCAGCACCGGGTAAACGTCACGATAAAGACATTAAAGCAACCGACCTATTAATTAGGCTTTATGAAAAAGTTATCAATGGGTTAGACTATCAATCGAAAAAACAAGAAATCCTAGATCGGTTTGATGACATTATTCGAGAACTCAATCTTCAAACAGATTTATTAGAAAAAATAGACGATACACTCGAACAACACATCAGCGAACTAGCAGATCAACCATCACGATTACTGGATGCTCTAAAATCATCAGGCGAAAACTTCAATGCCCAAATTATCGCAGCTTATAACGATGCTCAAGGTGTGCCGACTATTTATATGTCACCCAAAGACGCTGGAATTATCGTAACCGACGAACCGGAAAATGCTCAAATATTAGAGTCGAGTTATGACAAGATTGAACAGCTTCGTCATACGAAAGAAAAAATTATTATTCCCGGATTTTTCGGCTATTCAGAAACGAATCATATCGTAACGTTTCCACGTGGTGGCTCAGATATTACTGGTGCTATCGTTGCGCGTGGTGTCCATGCAGATCTCTATGAGAATTTTACAGATGTGTCAGGAATTTTCCGTGCCAATCCTACAATTATCAAGTCGCCTGAAATTATCAACGAGATTACTTACCGTGAAATGCGAGAGCTTTCTTATGCAGGGTTCGGTGTCTTCCACGATGAAGCATTGCAACCTTTATATCGTTATCGTATTCCAGTCGTTATTAAAAATACAAACAGACCTGATGATCCAGGTACGTATATCGTACATGATAGAGAAATTAATCGTCATAGAGTCGTGACTGGAATTAGTTGTGACAAAGGATTTACAAGTATTAATATCAAAAAATATTTGATGAATAGACAAGTCGGTTTCTCATTAAAGATTTTAAATATCCTTGCAGAAAACAATATCTCATATGATCATATGCCATCTGGTATCGATAATATTAGTATTATCATGCGCACTTCTCAATTGGCTGGTAAAGAAGAAAAAGTATTGAACGAAATTCGTTCACAATGTGAAATTGATGAATTGAATGTTGAACATGACTTAGCTATTTTAATGGTTGTTGGAGAAGGTATGAGTGCAGTTGTTGGAACAGCGAATAAAATTACAACCGCATTAGCAGCAGCAAATATTAACTTGAAAATGATTAACCAAGGTTCTTCTGAAATTTCAATGATGTTCGGTATTTCTAACAAAGATGCTGAAGCAGCAGTTAAAGCATGCTACTTGAATTGTTATTTATAA